Proteins encoded in a region of the Flammeovirga yaeyamensis genome:
- a CDS encoding glycoside hydrolase family 19 protein, whose translation MNDYNMKRLLLLMLWMGITQWSFAQALLTEAQYNELFPYRFGTEERPGGGYQFNPENDFYTYQSLLDAMDRMSKISVIMERRSGTNLYKVTRIDKTTGDQKVIRTDAGFDDSWNAQKAIITKEVDYGLFLKEGDVETRTRELSAFLANLSQETTGGWATAPGGKYAWGLYFREEVSYAGTDLIGYVEANHPDYPAVAGKSYHGRGPIQLSWNYNYGQVSQFFYGDKNVLLANPERVIEDGALAFQTAIWFWMTPQYPKPSAHDVMVGNWIPTSYDAQNGRSPGFGVTVNIINGGLECGSGTEKDKVLSRIGHYERHSGILGVSTDLNGGSSCNACGCANQKAFGGIEPEPIPQEPRISFLSPTFSEIRQDNFEEISVSVDAIDKDDAAINNVEFSLDGVVVSNQGTSFTFTPNQYKVYTIKVTATDALEVSSDATKTIEVIDPKVNCGDAWEAKVYTGGIQVVYNNLIYQSAWETKDSDIPGASDVWKFQSACPGATLDCTGFEEYDASKTYQTNGLKVTYQGNLYIFNKWWASGITPGTDETTWSFMGACSDGGSGSSNIPPTVSIVSPTQNQVIEQEVLTPINISINANDVDGSIASIVSSIGASNFDGSNFDFTPPSFGVYGLQVTATDNEGATKTVSQTFEIKEKVNSGGGTGSCDGINEYAPYPTIYQMGDQVAYEGAIYESLVNNLYNVVPGTADHWWKPIGNCTSNTRQTADLDLEEFLMNIYPNPTSNTLNLDLPKLHHQIQLIIYDQNGKVMLEKELIEGGNQVQLENFQTGVYHIKLYDGDKVLEQRKVIKK comes from the coding sequence ATGAACGATTACAACATGAAGAGATTATTATTATTGATGCTGTGGATGGGCATCACACAGTGGAGTTTCGCTCAAGCACTTTTAACAGAAGCACAGTACAACGAACTTTTTCCTTATCGATTTGGAACAGAAGAAAGGCCAGGTGGAGGATATCAGTTTAATCCAGAAAACGATTTTTACACCTACCAAAGCTTGCTTGATGCCATGGATCGAATGTCAAAGATCTCCGTGATTATGGAAAGGCGTTCGGGAACAAACCTTTATAAAGTCACACGAATTGATAAAACTACAGGTGATCAAAAAGTGATTCGGACGGATGCTGGTTTTGATGATTCTTGGAATGCTCAAAAAGCAATTATTACAAAGGAGGTCGACTATGGTTTATTTCTAAAAGAAGGTGATGTGGAAACAAGAACACGAGAGTTATCGGCATTCTTGGCTAACCTTTCTCAAGAAACTACTGGAGGTTGGGCCACAGCACCAGGAGGTAAATATGCTTGGGGTTTGTATTTCAGAGAAGAAGTAAGTTATGCCGGAACAGATTTGATTGGTTATGTGGAAGCCAATCACCCTGATTATCCTGCTGTGGCAGGGAAATCGTATCATGGTAGAGGTCCGATTCAACTTAGTTGGAATTACAATTATGGACAGGTGAGTCAGTTTTTCTATGGCGATAAAAATGTTTTGTTGGCCAACCCCGAAAGAGTGATAGAAGACGGAGCATTGGCATTTCAAACGGCCATTTGGTTTTGGATGACCCCTCAATATCCTAAACCTTCGGCACACGATGTAATGGTAGGCAATTGGATTCCGACATCTTATGATGCACAAAATGGACGATCGCCAGGTTTTGGGGTAACGGTAAACATTATCAATGGCGGTTTGGAATGTGGAAGTGGAACAGAAAAAGACAAAGTGTTATCAAGAATTGGTCATTATGAAAGACACTCTGGTATATTAGGTGTTTCTACTGATCTTAATGGAGGATCAAGTTGTAATGCTTGTGGATGTGCCAATCAAAAAGCATTCGGAGGAATAGAGCCTGAACCTATTCCTCAAGAGCCAAGAATCTCATTTTTATCACCTACTTTTTCAGAAATCAGACAAGATAATTTTGAAGAAATTTCAGTTTCTGTCGATGCAATAGATAAAGATGATGCAGCCATAAATAATGTAGAATTTTCTTTGGATGGAGTAGTCGTTTCTAATCAGGGAACATCGTTTACTTTCACACCAAATCAGTATAAAGTGTATACAATTAAGGTGACTGCCACCGATGCTTTAGAAGTTTCGAGTGATGCCACAAAAACGATAGAAGTGATTGACCCTAAAGTGAATTGTGGTGATGCTTGGGAAGCAAAAGTGTATACAGGAGGCATTCAAGTGGTGTATAATAATTTGATTTATCAATCGGCATGGGAGACCAAAGATTCAGATATCCCAGGAGCCTCTGATGTTTGGAAATTCCAAAGTGCATGCCCTGGTGCAACGTTAGATTGTACAGGTTTTGAGGAATACGATGCATCTAAAACCTATCAAACCAACGGATTGAAGGTGACCTATCAGGGTAATCTTTATATTTTTAATAAGTGGTGGGCCTCGGGCATTACTCCCGGAACAGATGAAACTACTTGGTCGTTTATGGGAGCATGTTCAGATGGAGGAAGTGGATCATCAAACATTCCACCAACGGTGAGTATTGTTAGTCCAACTCAAAATCAAGTGATAGAACAGGAGGTATTAACTCCGATTAATATATCTATTAATGCTAATGATGTAGATGGTTCTATTGCTTCAATTGTTTCAAGTATAGGGGCAAGCAATTTCGATGGAAGTAACTTTGATTTTACACCTCCAAGTTTTGGGGTTTATGGTCTTCAGGTAACAGCTACAGATAATGAGGGAGCAACCAAAACAGTCTCTCAAACTTTCGAAATAAAGGAAAAGGTGAATAGTGGTGGAGGTACAGGAAGTTGTGATGGGATAAATGAATATGCTCCTTACCCTACAATTTATCAGATGGGTGATCAAGTAGCTTATGAGGGAGCGATTTACGAAAGCTTGGTCAATAATCTATACAATGTGGTTCCTGGAACTGCAGATCACTGGTGGAAACCGATAGGGAATTGTACATCAAATACTCGACAAACAGCGGATCTAGATCTTGAAGAATTTTTGATGAACATCTATCCAAATCCAACTTCGAATACGTTAAATTTGGACTTGCCCAAACTCCATCATCAAATTCAATTAATTATCTATGATCAGAATGGAAAAGTGATGTTAGAAAAGGAATTAATTGAAGGAGGAAATCAAGTACAATTAGAGAATTTTCAGACAGGTGTTTATCATATCAAATTATATGATGGTGATAAGGTGTTAGAACAAAGAAAAGTGATTAAGAAGTAA
- a CDS encoding NAD(P)H-dependent flavin oxidoreductase: protein MENNRICQLFDIQYPIISGGMVWCSGWKLASTVSNAGGLGLIGAGSMHPETFLEHVQKCKQATDKPYGVNIPLFYPEVDRLMEIIVDEKVPIVFTSAGSPKKYTGFLKSHGIKVVQVISSLKFALKSQDAGVDAVVAEGFEAGGHNGKEETTTMCLIPPIAEQLDIPVIAAGGIGTGKGMLAAFALGAEGVQVGSRFAITKESSAHENFKNKVVEVGEGETILTLKDLTAVRLVKNEFYQRVAEAEARGASKDELAEILGKRRSKRGIFEGDLAEGEIEIGQISSQINDVPSAAEVVEEMMKEFEQQKAVIAGL from the coding sequence ATGGAAAACAACAGAATTTGTCAACTTTTTGATATTCAATATCCTATTATCTCAGGAGGTATGGTTTGGTGCAGCGGATGGAAGCTTGCATCTACAGTTAGTAATGCCGGAGGTTTAGGTTTAATTGGTGCTGGATCGATGCATCCTGAAACATTTTTGGAGCATGTTCAAAAATGTAAGCAGGCAACTGACAAACCTTATGGTGTAAATATTCCTCTCTTCTACCCTGAAGTAGATCGTTTAATGGAGATTATTGTCGATGAGAAAGTACCTATCGTTTTCACATCAGCAGGTAGCCCTAAGAAATATACGGGATTCTTAAAATCGCATGGTATTAAAGTAGTTCAAGTGATTTCTTCTTTAAAGTTCGCTTTAAAATCTCAAGATGCTGGTGTAGATGCAGTGGTCGCTGAAGGATTTGAAGCAGGTGGACATAATGGTAAAGAAGAGACTACAACCATGTGTTTAATTCCTCCTATTGCTGAACAATTGGATATTCCAGTAATTGCTGCTGGTGGTATTGGCACAGGTAAAGGAATGTTGGCGGCTTTCGCTTTAGGTGCAGAAGGTGTGCAAGTAGGTTCTCGTTTTGCGATTACGAAAGAATCTTCGGCTCACGAAAACTTCAAAAACAAGGTCGTTGAAGTAGGTGAAGGAGAAACAATCCTAACATTAAAAGATTTAACGGCTGTTCGTTTGGTGAAAAATGAATTCTACCAAAGAGTAGCTGAGGCAGAAGCTAGAGGTGCTTCTAAAGATGAGTTGGCTGAAATCTTAGGAAAACGTCGTTCGAAACGTGGTATTTTCGAAGGTGATCTAGCTGAAGGTGAAATTGAAATTGGCCAGATTTCTTCTCAGATCAACGATGTGCCAAGTGCTGCAGAAGTTGTTGAGGAAATGATGAAAGAATTTGAGCAACAGAAAGCAGTAATTGCTGGTCTATAA